From Segatella copri, the proteins below share one genomic window:
- a CDS encoding Ig-like domain-containing protein — protein MKKSLFVILLACVSAPGWAQIQRTAVFDFSQPLSLTPSITPPEGNSNEVPVTDNVFSNGDITIDFEWGNQGLGTAIVNFTNIYTHDISYYLKVSQQALMKVHAPVIGRLDRVSFSEGSTVGDLRVTDDELGSQEDGYKTWINDKKQDIHDLIYKNSFSNAQLKKITVLYTMPSTILTATGDLENSSVLEYFENMHLTFDRNMLVKDASKITLSDGTSSQTLSATVKDNVVTLSAASQIAKNGTYILTVPAKSFVDKEGFENKEMKFSFVIKAPLSPVSITPAAGTIETLPLTIAVDFGEKVGYVDEAASVKLLKDGNDYLTAKAVKASDTKVNFEIQGAAGAISKMGTYKLIVPANVVCNDKKGDAEWERYNKAFDVEYVVVGSAAYLKALKLLQNNSVGYPKVTSAAYVALNEVVGNEASTDAEFKAAIDAYYNETDVLLPENKKWYKIASVNKKNERKYLAVSNNQVQLVDNIDEASAFEALDHSGVFTLGDADDNMLNVNGVTADAGAEVSKLTIAKLDGSAVQLESGDVFDADKALGTFSFKGSYPSVTGSSSVAYALCNHADKKYQTEADVAAPYWQSSLTSAFEFVEVEKPAAAIKTVETAYKLTPAIVGSNADLLTLSFFYLCTQESFTFAPRNQVRIFG, from the coding sequence ATGAAGAAATCATTGTTTGTCATATTACTGGCTTGTGTGTCTGCACCCGGTTGGGCTCAGATACAGCGCACTGCTGTATTTGATTTCAGTCAGCCACTCAGCCTTACTCCTTCCATAACTCCACCTGAAGGTAATAGTAATGAAGTTCCCGTTACTGATAATGTTTTCTCTAATGGCGACATTACTATTGATTTTGAGTGGGGTAATCAGGGATTGGGTACAGCCATCGTTAACTTTACTAACATCTATACTCATGATATCTCCTATTATCTCAAAGTCAGTCAGCAGGCTTTGATGAAAGTGCATGCACCTGTTATCGGACGTCTTGACAGAGTATCTTTCTCCGAAGGTAGTACTGTAGGTGATCTTCGAGTGACAGACGATGAATTAGGAAGTCAGGAAGATGGATACAAGACATGGATTAATGATAAAAAGCAGGATATCCATGACTTAATATACAAAAACAGTTTTTCGAATGCTCAATTAAAAAAGATTACGGTACTCTATACCATGCCGTCTACCATTCTGACAGCTACAGGTGATTTGGAGAATAGCAGTGTTTTAGAGTACTTTGAAAACATGCATCTTACATTCGACCGCAACATGCTGGTTAAAGATGCATCCAAAATCACACTCTCTGATGGAACGAGCAGCCAAACGCTTTCGGCTACTGTAAAAGACAATGTGGTAACCTTATCTGCTGCTAGCCAGATAGCAAAGAATGGTACATATATACTTACGGTTCCTGCAAAGAGTTTTGTTGATAAGGAAGGCTTTGAGAACAAGGAAATGAAATTCTCTTTTGTCATCAAGGCTCCTTTGAGTCCTGTTTCGATTACTCCTGCAGCGGGAACCATTGAAACTTTACCTCTTACTATTGCCGTAGACTTCGGAGAGAAGGTTGGATATGTAGATGAGGCTGCCAGCGTGAAATTACTGAAAGATGGTAACGACTATCTGACAGCAAAGGCTGTCAAGGCATCTGATACGAAAGTTAATTTTGAAATACAGGGCGCTGCAGGTGCTATCTCAAAGATGGGTACTTATAAACTTATTGTGCCTGCTAATGTAGTTTGCAACGACAAGAAGGGCGATGCCGAATGGGAACGCTACAATAAGGCTTTTGATGTAGAATATGTTGTTGTCGGTTCTGCCGCATATTTGAAAGCTCTGAAATTGTTGCAGAATAATTCGGTGGGCTATCCTAAGGTTACCAGTGCCGCTTATGTCGCTTTGAACGAAGTTGTCGGGAATGAGGCATCAACAGATGCAGAATTCAAGGCTGCTATTGATGCTTATTATAATGAAACTGATGTTCTTCTTCCAGAGAACAAGAAGTGGTATAAGATAGCCAGTGTAAATAAGAAGAATGAACGAAAGTATCTTGCCGTAAGTAACAACCAGGTTCAATTGGTAGACAATATTGATGAAGCTTCTGCGTTTGAGGCGTTAGACCATAGTGGAGTCTTCACCTTGGGTGATGCTGATGACAATATGCTGAATGTCAATGGAGTGACAGCTGATGCAGGTGCAGAAGTAAGCAAACTTACAATTGCCAAACTGGATGGTTCTGCTGTACAACTCGAATCGGGGGATGTCTTTGATGCAGACAAAGCATTGGGTACTTTCTCATTCAAGGGATCTTATCCATCTGTAACGGGAAGTTCTAGCGTTGCTTATGCTTTGTGCAATCATGCAGACAAGAAGTATCAGACAGAAGCAGATGTTGCTGCTCCATATTGGCAAAGCAGTCTGACCAGTGCCTTCGAATTCGTTGAGGTTGAAAAACCGGCTGCTGCTATCAAGACCGTAGAGACAGCTTACAAGTTGACACCTGCAATAGTAGGAAGCAATGCCGATCTCCTGACTCTTTCTTTCTTTTACCTTTGCACCCAGGAATCTTTTACCTTTGCACCCAGGAATCAAGTTAGGATATTTGGTTAA
- a CDS encoding collagen-like protein, with protein MRGSKGVKGDKGDQGVKGDKGDQGVKGDKGDAGTSASAASYEYYVPDAESGYFDIYKDGKKVRRSDVQFVSETPNSITATLDKQNLILTGVKGISGEKVVISLTGDLTGLVFMPNLYLDGIETLTYDYLHGEYLEHKENLTGLSRLTTTGGAHKTITGLDNYLPDRLNNSSAIAPATATLYNYGPAWGVKYHMNPSNADMAYEDIAGFNLLEPTILNYHTRATASVLGNITSPELNDAGKALFNTSNGIVTAGLKIQHPEMLEPFPTVKDKNETANTIALQAKTAASTVAEGKVTSDYALIQPQKAYLEALYWRLKPHYAGLGLPNTRMGDETGIPVDKYFGTTADDVTKKVHVYDSPQEALADPDGAALELYYNSAEGIDIASYLGLHMLVEDVKQFTPGTPNKLGVNLKEMSLEEGKEWGLTYQFNLVEYKVDGNATIDSRYAKWVNKDAGILRAWNVDASGNPSSESATSIDREPLVQVLVKRGDQVVLDGYILIHITRQNPEVAPNKAIDLLTKDAKFDLCNGIDDLKTTWAQFSATVLTEGLENMTKKDFDEQYTIDDKGNFGSDAAGNTTKDLKMFKAAPEKGGTYDAADDLGHIEYFANTEGTTNHAFKWHLSAEDLEKLTHDQANPVTVTRYVRYIGNAKAKYPYIYVKLTYNLSRINKNQTFGELIPEYWKGLDGSANGKEAVIFDVKEPTDGGDILGISRKVTSTLKGKVAKLVGPHKYYFVPEPVVVGGYTITPQSSAADTKWNKLFCKYITGDSHVFSKAKLQETLEGCAIDYADGAFMNEDLYAVKGTSYVKIATLDPATSEITLIKNETTKAVLNAIGYEPANANIQKELRSWVGVVTKNTCGVAEFVKDGIFLTSWERPINLIDVATEPRIDANTNGNVIYALDLFKLYDWRGWNTATVSEAGCVANQSNMWGDHLWFWGYYNVKSITIDTTPANVETTLGGGPTMDQISEDVELRCGNPNGIATAYKKKGLETYTFDLTPYNSESKNADLATFMEANKAKFGTIWYYNNGVNVETFKVRVPITIAYEWGEFTTKVEFTIKCTIGD; from the coding sequence TTGAGGGGCAGCAAAGGCGTCAAGGGCGACAAGGGCGATCAAGGCGTCAAGGGTGACAAGGGCGATCAAGGCGTCAAGGGTGACAAGGGTGATGCAGGCACAAGCGCATCCGCAGCATCTTATGAGTACTATGTTCCTGATGCAGAATCTGGTTACTTCGATATCTACAAGGATGGCAAGAAGGTAAGACGCAGTGACGTTCAGTTTGTTTCAGAAACTCCAAACTCTATCACCGCTACTTTGGATAAGCAAAACTTGATCCTCACAGGTGTTAAGGGTATTTCTGGTGAAAAGGTCGTTATTTCACTTACTGGTGATTTGACAGGCTTGGTATTCATGCCAAATCTCTACTTGGATGGTATTGAGACTTTGACTTATGACTACTTGCATGGTGAATACTTAGAGCATAAGGAAAATTTGACTGGTCTTAGCCGCTTGACTACTACTGGTGGTGCCCATAAGACAATCACAGGTCTTGATAACTATTTGCCAGACAGATTGAACAATTCGTCAGCCATTGCTCCAGCTACTGCAACTTTGTACAATTATGGTCCTGCTTGGGGTGTTAAGTATCACATGAATCCATCAAATGCTGATATGGCATACGAGGATATTGCGGGCTTCAATCTCCTTGAGCCAACAATCTTGAATTATCATACTCGTGCTACAGCTTCAGTGCTTGGAAATATTACTTCTCCAGAGTTGAACGATGCAGGTAAGGCTCTCTTCAATACTTCTAATGGTATTGTAACAGCAGGTTTGAAGATTCAGCATCCTGAAATGTTGGAACCATTCCCAACTGTTAAAGATAAGAATGAGACAGCTAATACGATTGCTTTGCAGGCAAAGACAGCTGCAAGTACAGTAGCTGAAGGCAAGGTTACTTCTGATTATGCTTTAATTCAGCCACAGAAGGCTTACCTCGAGGCTTTGTACTGGAGATTGAAACCTCATTATGCTGGATTAGGCTTGCCTAATACCCGTATGGGTGACGAAACTGGTATTCCTGTAGATAAGTACTTCGGCACAACTGCTGATGATGTTACCAAGAAGGTTCACGTTTATGACTCACCTCAGGAGGCTTTGGCAGATCCAGATGGTGCAGCTCTTGAACTTTACTATAACAGCGCTGAGGGTATTGATATTGCAAGCTACCTCGGACTCCACATGTTGGTAGAGGATGTTAAGCAGTTTACTCCTGGTACTCCTAATAAGCTTGGTGTTAACCTGAAGGAGATGTCATTAGAAGAAGGTAAGGAATGGGGCTTGACATATCAGTTCAACCTCGTTGAATACAAGGTAGACGGTAACGCAACAATTGATAGCCGTTATGCTAAGTGGGTTAACAAAGACGCTGGTATTCTCCGTGCATGGAATGTTGATGCAAGCGGTAATCCATCTTCAGAGTCTGCTACTTCTATCGACCGTGAGCCATTGGTTCAGGTACTCGTTAAGCGTGGTGACCAGGTGGTTTTGGATGGTTACATCTTGATTCACATTACACGTCAGAACCCTGAGGTTGCTCCTAATAAGGCAATTGATTTGTTGACAAAGGATGCTAAGTTCGACCTCTGCAATGGTATTGATGATTTGAAGACTACATGGGCTCAGTTCTCTGCAACTGTATTGACAGAGGGTCTTGAGAATATGACAAAGAAGGACTTCGATGAGCAGTATACTATTGATGATAAGGGTAATTTCGGTTCTGATGCTGCTGGTAATACTACTAAGGATCTGAAGATGTTCAAGGCTGCTCCTGAGAAGGGTGGTACATACGACGCTGCTGATGATCTTGGTCATATTGAGTACTTCGCTAATACAGAGGGTACAACTAACCATGCGTTTAAGTGGCATTTGTCTGCTGAAGATCTTGAGAAGTTGACTCATGATCAGGCTAATCCTGTTACTGTAACTCGCTATGTACGTTACATTGGTAATGCAAAGGCTAAGTATCCTTACATCTATGTTAAGTTGACTTACAACTTGTCACGTATCAATAAGAACCAGACATTCGGTGAGTTGATTCCTGAGTACTGGAAGGGACTTGATGGTTCTGCAAATGGCAAGGAAGCTGTTATCTTCGATGTTAAGGAGCCTACAGATGGTGGCGATATCTTAGGTATTAGCCGCAAGGTTACTTCTACTTTGAAGGGTAAAGTTGCTAAGTTAGTAGGTCCTCACAAGTATTACTTCGTTCCTGAGCCTGTTGTAGTTGGTGGTTATACAATCACTCCACAGAGCAGTGCTGCTGATACCAAGTGGAACAAGTTGTTCTGCAAGTATATCACTGGCGACTCTCACGTATTCAGCAAGGCTAAGTTGCAGGAAACTCTTGAGGGTTGTGCTATTGACTACGCAGATGGTGCATTCATGAATGAAGATCTCTATGCAGTAAAGGGTACTTCTTATGTTAAAATTGCAACATTGGATCCTGCTACTAGTGAGATTACATTGATAAAGAATGAAACAACAAAGGCTGTCTTGAATGCGATTGGTTATGAGCCTGCGAATGCTAATATCCAGAAGGAGCTCCGCTCTTGGGTAGGTGTTGTAACTAAGAATACTTGTGGTGTAGCTGAGTTTGTTAAGGATGGTATCTTCCTGACATCTTGGGAGCGTCCAATCAACTTGATTGATGTTGCTACAGAGCCACGTATCGATGCTAACACCAATGGTAACGTTATCTACGCTCTTGATCTCTTCAAGTTGTACGACTGGCGTGGTTGGAATACTGCTACTGTTTCTGAGGCAGGTTGTGTAGCTAACCAGAGTAATATGTGGGGTGACCACCTCTGGTTCTGGGGTTACTACAATGTGAAGTCTATTACGATCGATACTACACCTGCTAACGTTGAGACAACTCTTGGCGGCGGTCCTACAATGGATCAGATTAGTGAAGACGTTGAACTCAGATGCGGTAATCCAAACGGTATTGCTACAGCATATAAGAAAAAGGGTCTAGAAACTTACACCTTCGATTTGACACCTTACAACTCTGAAAGTAAGAATGCTGATTTGGCAACCTTCATGGAGGCTAATAAGGCTAAGTTCGGTACTATCTGGTACTACAACAATGGTGTTAACGTAGAAACCTTCAAGGTAAGAGTTCCTATCACTATCGCTTACGAGTGGGGTGAGTTTACTACTAAGGTTGAGTTCACTATCAAGTGTACAATTGGTGATTAA